The following coding sequences lie in one Chloroflexota bacterium genomic window:
- the rlmD gene encoding 23S rRNA (uracil(1939)-C(5))-methyltransferase RlmD, whose amino-acid sequence METILLELTGIAHGGEALGRHEGKVIFVPYTLPGERVQARVVEEHKRWARAELVEVLAASEDRVEPPCPHFGPGMCGGCQWQHIRYERQLALKREIVIDQLRRLGHLSDPPVRPALAVGEPFGYRNHVQFAIDRDGQLGFRRAGSREIIPVDRCLLLHPLLDELHAALQLGDEEEPAAGLAGWLRRITLRVGVTTGQALVMFETRGDELPELEVDLSVSCAFLTRDGRVQPLIGPPYITEEVAGREYRISADSFFQVNTAGAQALVDLVQGYLEPEPGDTLLDAYCGVGLFGLAMKGRVDRLIGIEESPSACEDFAWNARDWDPEQVELHEGPVEEVLTVLAEPIDLVVVDPPRSGVGKQALAELARLAPRRIVYVSCDPATLARDVAYLQEGGYRLMEVQPVDMFPQTFHIESVSLWVRE is encoded by the coding sequence ATGGAAACGATCTTGTTAGAGCTGACGGGGATCGCTCATGGGGGAGAGGCGCTGGGCCGTCATGAGGGCAAGGTGATCTTCGTGCCGTATACGCTCCCCGGCGAGCGCGTGCAGGCCCGTGTGGTGGAGGAGCACAAACGGTGGGCGCGCGCCGAGTTGGTGGAGGTGCTGGCCGCCAGCGAGGATCGCGTGGAGCCGCCGTGTCCGCATTTTGGCCCGGGCATGTGCGGCGGCTGCCAGTGGCAGCATATCCGCTACGAGCGACAGCTGGCGCTCAAGCGGGAGATCGTGATCGATCAGTTGCGCCGTCTGGGGCATCTGAGCGATCCGCCGGTTCGCCCCGCACTGGCGGTGGGCGAGCCGTTCGGCTATCGGAATCACGTGCAGTTTGCCATCGATCGGGATGGGCAACTGGGGTTCCGCCGGGCGGGCAGCCGTGAGATCATCCCCGTGGATCGGTGTCTGCTCCTGCACCCGCTGCTGGACGAACTCCACGCGGCGTTGCAGCTCGGCGATGAGGAGGAGCCGGCGGCCGGGCTGGCCGGATGGCTCCGTCGCATCACCCTGCGCGTGGGCGTGACCACCGGCCAGGCGCTGGTGATGTTCGAGACGCGCGGGGACGAGCTGCCCGAGCTTGAGGTGGATCTGTCGGTCTCCTGTGCGTTCCTGACGCGGGATGGACGGGTTCAGCCGCTCATCGGGCCGCCGTACATCACGGAGGAGGTGGCCGGTCGGGAGTATCGCATCTCGGCGGATAGCTTCTTCCAGGTGAACACGGCGGGCGCCCAGGCCCTGGTCGATCTGGTCCAGGGCTATCTGGAGCCGGAGCCCGGCGATACGCTGCTGGATGCGTATTGCGGCGTGGGGTTGTTCGGCCTGGCGATGAAGGGCCGGGTAGACCGCCTCATCGGCATTGAGGAGAGCCCGTCGGCCTGTGAGGATTTCGCCTGGAATGCTCGTGACTGGGATCCGGAGCAGGTGGAGTTGCATGAGGGGCCTGTGGAGGAGGTGTTGACCGTGTTGGCGGAGCCCATCGATCTGGTGGTCGTGGACCCGCCGCGTTCCGGCGTGGGGAAACAGGCCCTGGCGGAGCTGGCCCGGCTGGCGCCGCGTCGGATCGTGTACGTCTCCTGTGATCCGGCCACGCTGGCGCGGGATGTGGCGTACCTCCAGGAGGGGGGATATCGTCTGATGGAGGTGCAGCCGGTGGACATGTTCCCCCAGACGTTCCATATCGAGTCGGTGAGCCTGTGGGTGCG